The window aaataaattatgagaaaagaaaacaaattgtgACAAGTCAACAAAATAAAGTCAcgagaaaagaaaacaaatttaacTTTCAAGATGAATCTCACGAATTTTCATCTTGATGAggtaatataaaatttgtttattactTTGATTTTACATTTATATAGTTCAAGGACCTATTCAAAACTTGACATCTAGTGTAGggactattttaaattttgtctcaaatattattaaaggtGAAAAAGacttaacaaaaaataatgtatCTTGAATTGATCATACTCCTCATGAATAGAAGAAGGGATtctaattaaagaataaatctCATGTTCATTCTAAGAAGAGTGATAGGGAAAGGAATTTGGGAGAGAGAATGGGAAAGAATGATGTGTCAATATATCACTagttgaaaaatgataaagtgtaaggagagagaagagagagaaattttgttatttttgggCCAATCAGAATGCGCCACATCATTTCCTTTAAAATTCTCTCTCCCAATTTCCCtttccaatcatttctcatttttgAAACCGTCTTGCAAATTCTATTTATAGTGCAAATTCTATTGATAGGAAGTTCAATTTCGCATATCATTGTAATGTCAACATGTAGGAAAATATACAACTAGAGATGAAGTTGCTTGGTTTGTTTCTTCAATTACACATTTAACTAACAACAAATTTTGACATATATTTTTGACCTTCTACattctgatttttttctctcaGTTTGGTCCTACTTTTGGTTCATTTTGTTACTAAAAACGGAGGAGGAAACTCAATACCAAATGTTCCTCAGATATATAACTGGTGTCAACAAATTACATGCGGATATGACAGTACTTTTTCGGTCAAAATATACTTTCCAGAGTTTAGAATTTTATGTGTTTCATTCAATGTACTAACAACTTTAAGGTAACTTGGAAGACCTGCAAGTTCTCCTTTCTATCTAAGTTGAGTGAAGcatcactacaacaaaatatacctCCGATGACACATAAATGCCAACACATATTAAGCGTTGGCAAAAGtcagaagaaaaaaatgttttatcaacCTTTGAGTGGGTGTTTATGACaacctttattattttatttatatttaaaaaatcttcaaacaataattaaatagcattttgttttaatatttggtttcttttttttatattttacttattttgttaattttaattttgtttaacaattaaaatcaaattgtatatttattattatatcaaagtttacatttatttatattttgagttaattaaatattattttattattaatattaaattaattaaataaaattaatatcatataaaatacaataaataatttctctaaataaataatataataaattaactattaaataattcaagttcaaaataaatgtatttataattaatctaataaattgaagttaaaaaaaattataatttaatttgaatatttgctATTTGAGTTATGAAGTTAGGTTAAATAGAATTGTGAAATTTTATGTCTCTCTGGTGGTCGTTCTCCTCAATAGCGCCATCTCCAGCATTCCTTGATTTGGTATTCTAATCTAGCTAGGGGagattagagagagaagaggTCATTTTTGAAATTCAGGGGTAACGGCGAAGAGGAAGAATGAACTACTTTCTTCTGCTTCATGGAGAGGGGAAGAAGAGGATAAGTTTAAAGATGCAAAAATGAAGGTCACCAGCTAGCAACTTTGAAAAATCTCATTATCATGCCAATGATTCTGACGATTCGCTCTCCGAGATAGATCCCGAACTTCGTTATAGTTTCCAGTGTACTTTGAAAAATCTCATTATCATGCCTacagatatatttaaatttgatagtTTTTACCCCTATATTTTGCAGGCGCAAAACCAATGATTATATTTTCAAGTTGTATTTTGTTTGGTCCATCACTTTCAACCGTGTTATCTAGTGTTGTCCCTCCATTGTGATGATTTCATATCAAAAACATGAAGTCAAGTTTCTCAAATGAGTTTTGGAGTCTTTTATTCTGTTTAGCGATGAGATTCCGAAATTGATttacaatcttttatttttcttgtgaagCTAGTTAACTGGTTAGTTTTCTtgtaaaaatatgttgtttCTTTCTCTTTAATAAGGTTAATTTACAGTTAGGATTGTCTAGCTAGCTTATGTTCTCTCTGCAATGAGCGGTAGTTTAGTTGCTGCCTTGTTTCTAAACGACAAACCTTCTTATGCATCTTCTGCTGCACTATTTGGATTGATTGGCACTATGCTTTCAGCTCTTGTCCAAAACTGGACAACTCACTACAATAAGTTGACAGCTATTGCAGTTTTAGTATCTGTTTCGATAATCAATATTGTACTGGGCTTGCTGCTATTTTTTTGGGATCAATATTGTACTGTGCTTGGtgttatttttttgggattTGTGCTGCTGTTAAAATATCAACTTGGGAAAATAGCTCAAGGAAAATGTGTTTTCTTTGAGTATGAAGTAAAATGTTCTGCCAAGCATAGGCAGAAGCTTGACAGACCCGTGTTAAGGAGCATGGTTCTGTTTATATTTGTGGCATTATGAGTCTTGGATCCTTTgtttacttttgtttttgtttttgtttttcctaTCTAATTTAGTTTTGTTTGTCGTGTGCAGAATGGTGGGGACTGTTGTGACTGTTTCTTGTGATGTTAATATAAGGGAGTACTATTGGTGGTGTAAATATTTGGATTGTGTTCCTTCCAAATGGTGGAGCTATAATGGAGATCAAATGAAGTGTGAGGTATTGATATAATGATTTTgggattaataattaatacatgATTGAAAATGTTTATTCTAAAAATGTAGATGGGTGTGAGTACATGGAAATTGACACTGACTTGCATGAGTAGTAGTGATAG is drawn from Impatiens glandulifera chromosome 3, dImpGla2.1, whole genome shotgun sequence and contains these coding sequences:
- the LOC124930576 gene encoding RHOMBOID-like protein 8; this encodes MAGILLMTEKSAGQAIPIVDCSSKCSSECSSSGKSYVLSAMSGSLVAALFLNDKPSYASSAALFGLIGTMLSALVQNWTTHYNKLTAIAVLVSVSIINIVLGLLLFFWDQYFLFVVCRMVGTVVTVSCDVNIREYYWWCKYLDCVPSKWWSYNGDQMKCEMGVSTWKLTLTCMSSSDRYMDFPFTNISQVRVHDLCDMICSSPLLVYDSFFSFFLCIRICDKLHAFRLYRNLI